One Streptomyces drozdowiczii DNA segment encodes these proteins:
- a CDS encoding bifunctional FO biosynthesis protein CofGH: MTDPQSGHPTTNSMRRALKRARDGVALDRAEAAVLLQARGEDLTDLAASAARVRDAGLEAAGRPGVITYSRKVFIPLTRLCRDKCHYCTFVTVPGKLRRAGHGMFLSPDEVLAVAREGAAMGCKEALFTLGDRPEDRWPEAREWLEAEGYDDTLAYVRAMAIRVLEETGLLPHLNPGVMSWTDLQRLKPVAPSMGMMLETTATRLWSEPGGPHYGSPDKEPAVRLRVLEDAGRSNVPFTTGILIGIGESYEERADSLFELRRTARAYHGIQEVIVQNFRAKPDTAMRGMPDAELEELAAAIAVARHILGPSARIQAPPNLVDAEYALLIGAGIDDWGGVSPLTPDHVNPERPWPHIDELAARTAESGFTLRERLTIYPEFIQRGEPWLDPRLLPHVRVLADPETGLAREGAIPEGLPWQEPDEGFNASGRTDLHRTIDTEGRTGDRRDDFDVVYGDWEALREAAAPGMVPSRIDGDVRAALSQAADDPTKLTDDQALTLLHADGPALDELCRIADALRRDVVGDDVTYIVTRNINFTNVCYTGCRFCAFAQRRTDADAYTLSLDQVADRAAQAWDVGAVEVCMQGGIHPDLPGTAYFDIARAVKERVPGIHVHAFSPMEVVNGATRTGMSIRDWLTAAKEAGLGSIPGTAAEILDDEVRWVLTKGKLPTATWLEVIRTAHEVGLRSSSTMMYGHVDQPRHWLGHLRTLAALQQETGGFTEFVTLPFIHTNAPVYLAGIARPGPTDRDNRAVTAMARLLLHPHITNIQTSWVKLGTEGAAEMLRSGANDLGGTLMEETISRMAGSSYGSYRSVRDLEAIAELAGRPAKPRTTLYGEVPAERVAAADASDGHLPELLPVLGD, from the coding sequence ATGACCGATCCCCAGAGCGGACACCCCACCACCAACTCGATGCGGCGCGCGCTCAAGCGCGCGCGTGACGGAGTCGCACTCGACCGGGCGGAGGCCGCCGTGCTGCTCCAGGCGCGCGGCGAGGACCTGACGGATCTCGCGGCCTCCGCCGCCCGGGTGCGGGACGCGGGCCTGGAGGCGGCGGGGCGGCCGGGGGTCATCACGTACTCCCGCAAGGTCTTCATCCCGCTGACCCGGCTCTGCCGCGACAAGTGCCACTACTGCACGTTCGTCACCGTCCCCGGCAAGCTCCGCCGGGCCGGGCACGGCATGTTCCTGTCGCCCGACGAGGTGCTGGCCGTCGCCCGCGAGGGGGCGGCGATGGGCTGCAAGGAGGCCCTGTTCACGCTCGGGGACCGGCCGGAGGACCGCTGGCCCGAGGCGCGGGAGTGGCTGGAGGCGGAGGGGTACGACGACACCCTCGCGTACGTACGCGCCATGGCGATCCGCGTCCTGGAGGAGACGGGGTTGCTGCCGCACCTCAACCCGGGGGTCATGAGCTGGACGGACCTCCAGCGGCTGAAGCCGGTCGCGCCCTCCATGGGCATGATGCTGGAGACGACCGCGACCCGCCTGTGGTCCGAGCCCGGCGGCCCGCATTACGGCTCCCCGGACAAGGAACCGGCCGTGCGGCTGCGGGTCCTTGAGGACGCGGGCCGGTCCAACGTGCCCTTCACCACGGGCATCCTGATCGGCATCGGCGAGTCGTACGAGGAGCGCGCGGACTCCCTCTTCGAGCTGCGCCGGACCGCCCGGGCCTACCACGGCATCCAGGAGGTCATCGTCCAGAACTTCCGGGCCAAGCCGGACACCGCGATGCGCGGGATGCCGGACGCGGAGCTGGAGGAGCTGGCCGCCGCGATCGCCGTCGCCCGGCACATCCTCGGCCCGTCCGCCCGCATCCAGGCCCCGCCGAACCTGGTGGACGCGGAGTACGCGCTGCTCATCGGCGCGGGCATCGACGACTGGGGCGGGGTGTCGCCGCTCACCCCCGACCATGTGAACCCCGAGCGCCCGTGGCCGCACATCGACGAACTCGCCGCCCGGACGGCCGAGTCGGGCTTCACACTCCGCGAACGCCTCACGATCTACCCGGAGTTCATTCAGCGCGGCGAACCCTGGCTGGACCCGCGCCTGCTCCCGCACGTACGGGTGCTGGCCGACCCGGAGACCGGCCTCGCCCGCGAGGGCGCGATCCCCGAGGGGCTGCCGTGGCAGGAGCCGGACGAGGGGTTCAACGCCTCCGGCCGCACCGACCTGCACCGCACCATCGACACGGAGGGCCGCACCGGCGACCGCCGCGACGACTTCGACGTCGTCTACGGGGACTGGGAGGCGCTGCGCGAGGCGGCGGCCCCCGGGATGGTGCCCTCCCGGATCGACGGGGACGTGCGCGCGGCGCTGAGCCAGGCGGCGGACGACCCGACGAAGCTCACCGACGACCAGGCGCTCACGCTGCTGCACGCGGACGGCCCGGCGCTGGACGAGCTGTGCCGGATCGCGGACGCGCTGCGCCGGGACGTGGTGGGCGACGACGTCACGTACATCGTCACGCGGAACATCAACTTCACCAACGTCTGCTACACCGGCTGCCGCTTCTGCGCCTTCGCCCAGCGCCGCACCGACGCCGACGCGTACACCCTCTCGCTGGACCAGGTCGCGGACCGGGCCGCGCAGGCGTGGGACGTGGGCGCGGTCGAGGTCTGCATGCAGGGCGGCATCCACCCGGACCTGCCCGGCACGGCGTACTTCGACATCGCGCGGGCGGTGAAGGAGCGGGTGCCCGGCATCCACGTCCACGCGTTCTCACCGATGGAGGTCGTCAACGGGGCCACCCGCACCGGCATGTCGATCCGTGACTGGCTGACCGCCGCGAAGGAGGCCGGGCTCGGCTCGATCCCGGGCACGGCGGCCGAGATCCTGGACGACGAGGTCCGCTGGGTCCTCACCAAGGGCAAGCTGCCCACGGCGACCTGGCTGGAGGTCATCAGGACCGCCCACGAGGTGGGCCTGCGCTCCTCCTCGACCATGATGTACGGCCATGTCGACCAGCCCCGCCACTGGCTGGGCCACCTGCGCACCCTGGCCGCGCTCCAGCAGGAGACCGGCGGCTTCACGGAGTTCGTGACCCTGCCGTTCATCCACACCAACGCGCCGGTCTACCTCGCGGGGATCGCCCGCCCCGGCCCGACCGACCGCGACAACAGGGCCGTCACCGCGATGGCCCGCCTCCTCCTGCACCCCCACATCACCAACATCCAGACCAGCTGGGTCAAGCTCGGCACGGAGGGCGCCGCCGAGATGCTCCGCTCCGGCGCGAACGACCTCGGCGGCACGCTGATGGAGGAGACCATCTCCCGCATGGCCGGGTCGAGTTACGGCTCCTACCGCTCGGTCCGCGACCTGGAGGCCATCGCGGAACTCGCCGGCCGCCCGGCGAAGCCGCGCACGACGCTGTACGGAGAGGTCCCGGCGGAACGGGTGGCGGCGGCGGACGCTTCGGACGGGCACCTGCCGGAGCTGCTGCCGGTGCTGGGGGACTGA
- a CDS encoding aminoglycoside phosphotransferase family protein has protein sequence MERLIAAQFPQWSGLPVVPVEVDGWDNRTYRLGDAMTVRLPTAAGYVPAVEKEHVWLPRLAPSLPVPVPPVLALGAPGEGYPFPWSVRRWLPGETAARGHIADLPGFAESVAEFLRALQRCDPAGGPAAGEHSWYRGTPPAYYDAQTRRCLTLLADRVDTDRARAVWEAALAAEWHGDPVWFHGDIASGNLLVRDGELAAVIDFGTSGVGDPACDLVIAWTMFDGDSREAFRAAVAQDPGTWARARGWALWKALLNLVLDTDADPVRAAEELRVVDAVVGEHEAFA, from the coding sequence GTGGAGCGGCTGATCGCCGCGCAGTTCCCGCAGTGGAGCGGCCTGCCCGTGGTCCCGGTCGAGGTCGACGGCTGGGACAACCGCACGTACCGCCTGGGCGACGCGATGACGGTCCGGCTGCCCACCGCCGCCGGCTACGTCCCCGCCGTGGAGAAGGAGCACGTCTGGCTGCCCCGTCTGGCGCCCTCGCTGCCGGTCCCGGTCCCTCCGGTCCTCGCCCTGGGCGCGCCCGGCGAGGGCTATCCCTTCCCCTGGTCGGTCCGGCGCTGGCTCCCCGGCGAGACGGCGGCGCGCGGGCACATCGCGGACCTCCCCGGCTTCGCGGAATCGGTGGCCGAGTTCCTCCGCGCCCTCCAGCGCTGCGACCCGGCGGGCGGCCCGGCGGCGGGCGAGCACAGCTGGTACCGGGGCACCCCGCCCGCGTACTACGACGCGCAGACCCGGCGCTGCCTGACCCTCCTGGCGGACCGCGTCGACACGGACCGGGCGCGGGCGGTCTGGGAGGCGGCCCTCGCCGCCGAGTGGCACGGGGACCCGGTGTGGTTCCACGGCGACATCGCCTCCGGCAACCTCCTGGTCCGGGACGGCGAACTGGCCGCGGTGATCGACTTCGGCACCTCGGGCGTGGGCGACCCGGCCTGCGACCTGGTCATCGCCTGGACCATGTTCGACGGCGACAGCCGCGAGGCGTTCCGGGCCGCCGTCGCCCAGGACCCCGGGACCTGGGCGAGGGCCCGGGGCTGGGCGCTGTGGAAGGCGCTGCTGAATCTGGTGCTGGACACCGACGCGGACCCGGTCCGGGCAGCGGAGGAGCTGCGGGTGGTCGACGCTGTGGTGGGGGAGCACGAGGCGTTCGCCTGA
- a CDS encoding sodium:solute symporter family protein yields the protein MNSLDWVVLIGYFGVMIAIGLWSHKRVDNVSDFFTAGGRMPWWLSGISHHMSGYSAVMFTGYAGIAYQYGVTSFVTWSLPIAIGIGIGAKLFAPRLNRLRSRLYVASPLEYLKNRYNVPTQQALAWSGLLLKIVDVGAKWAAIATLLSVFTGITLTQGIFITGIITAVYCTVGGLWADALTELGQFVIQLFAGLAMLVTAMHELDGFSTLWTVWDKLPEGHADPTAGPYTVTFLLAYLFIKTFEYNGGMWNQAQRYMATDSAASATRSARLSAVLWLVWPTVLFFPMWCAPLLVHAEKPDASDSYALMTEQLLPHGLLGLVVVGFFSHTMAMCSSDANAISAVFTRDIAPVFSKAAREWSSRAGLLAARLSTLGFLGLSMALATQINSPTFKDIISVVIKWVAGLMGPIAIPFMLGLLRSFRRSGPTAALVSWAAGLLAFYFTNYDLDGSVKEGVALQYQVALPLAISLVLYVVIGFVRPEDTPERDALIERINTDGDGPAVPAQAGPDEAAVVEGAPTDQRG from the coding sequence ATGAACAGTCTCGACTGGGTCGTGCTCATCGGCTACTTCGGCGTGATGATCGCGATCGGGCTCTGGTCCCACAAGCGTGTCGACAACGTCAGCGACTTCTTCACGGCGGGCGGCCGGATGCCCTGGTGGCTGTCCGGCATCTCGCACCACATGTCCGGGTACAGCGCCGTGATGTTCACGGGCTACGCCGGCATCGCGTACCAGTACGGCGTCACGTCCTTCGTGACCTGGTCGCTGCCGATCGCGATCGGCATCGGCATCGGCGCGAAGCTCTTCGCGCCCCGGCTCAACCGGCTGCGCTCGCGGCTGTACGTGGCGTCCCCGCTGGAATACCTCAAGAACCGCTACAACGTGCCGACCCAGCAGGCGCTGGCCTGGTCGGGGCTGCTGCTGAAGATCGTGGATGTCGGCGCCAAGTGGGCTGCCATCGCGACCCTGTTGTCCGTGTTCACCGGGATCACCCTCACCCAGGGCATCTTCATCACCGGCATCATCACGGCCGTCTACTGCACGGTCGGCGGTCTGTGGGCCGACGCGCTCACCGAACTGGGGCAGTTCGTCATCCAGTTGTTCGCCGGGCTCGCGATGCTCGTCACCGCGATGCACGAGCTGGACGGCTTCAGCACCCTGTGGACGGTCTGGGACAAGCTGCCCGAGGGCCACGCGGACCCGACGGCCGGTCCGTACACCGTGACGTTCCTGCTGGCGTACCTGTTCATCAAGACCTTCGAGTACAACGGCGGCATGTGGAACCAGGCCCAGCGCTACATGGCCACGGACTCCGCCGCATCCGCGACCCGTTCGGCGCGGCTCTCCGCCGTGCTGTGGCTGGTGTGGCCGACGGTCCTGTTCTTCCCGATGTGGTGCGCCCCGCTGCTGGTCCACGCCGAGAAGCCGGACGCCTCCGACAGCTACGCGCTGATGACCGAACAGCTGCTGCCGCACGGGCTGCTGGGCCTGGTCGTCGTCGGGTTCTTCTCGCACACGATGGCCATGTGCTCCTCCGACGCCAACGCGATCTCCGCCGTCTTCACCCGGGACATCGCCCCGGTCTTCTCCAAGGCCGCCCGCGAGTGGAGCAGCCGGGCCGGACTGCTGGCCGCGCGGCTGTCCACGCTGGGCTTCCTCGGGCTGTCCATGGCGCTGGCGACGCAGATCAACTCGCCGACGTTCAAGGACATCATCTCCGTCGTCATCAAGTGGGTCGCCGGGCTGATGGGCCCGATCGCGATCCCGTTCATGCTGGGGCTGCTGCGCAGCTTCCGCAGGTCGGGCCCGACCGCCGCGCTCGTCAGCTGGGCGGCGGGGCTGCTGGCGTTCTACTTCACCAACTACGACCTGGACGGCTCGGTGAAGGAGGGCGTGGCGCTCCAGTACCAGGTGGCGCTGCCGCTGGCGATCTCGCTGGTGCTGTACGTGGTGATCGGCTTCGTACGCCCGGAGGACACCCCGGAACGCGACGCGCTGATCGAGCGGATCAACACGGACGGCGACGGCCCGGCGGTGCCCGCCCAGGCCGGCCCGGACGAGGCGGCCGTGGTGGAGGGCGCGCCCACGGATCAGCGGGGGTAG